The following proteins come from a genomic window of Candidatus Bipolaricaulis sibiricus:
- a CDS encoding Nickel-dependent hydrogenase, large subunit, translating to MKKIVIDPITRLEGHGKILLYLDEGGGLKGAALQVPELRGFEAFCRGRRGEEMPQITERICGVCPEAHHLASARALDAAYGAEVPPTAWIQRELFYNCYIFADHLLHLVFLGGPDLLLPADTPKASRNVLGVLQAYPELGREIVTVRARAQRVLEIIGGRAIHPVFALPGGVARPLTADEGKEIAGHTEAMVALAKAFVTFFHEEVLPDPGYQGLLSSPHAQLPTHYMGLVDGNTAPHFCRGEVRAVSSDGTELFRLDGAGALAKIAERVEPWTYVKFPYLKELGWTGFAAGPASGVYRVGPLARLNVAERMATPLAQEEYERFLDFFGEKPVHATFAYHWARLVEMVQAAEAAAALAAEKGLTGTEVRGKLGTPGEGVGVVEAARGTLFHRYVLDAQGLVQDLDLIVATTHNAAGIGLSVKQMAEDVVRAGTLDEVLLNRIEMAFRAYDPCLACATHFLPGEMPLVVEIYDTEGNLDRRISR from the coding sequence ATGAAGAAGATCGTGATCGATCCCATCACGCGGCTCGAGGGGCACGGGAAGATCCTCCTCTACCTCGACGAGGGGGGCGGGCTCAAGGGCGCCGCCCTCCAGGTCCCCGAGCTGCGGGGGTTCGAGGCGTTCTGCCGCGGCCGACGGGGAGAGGAGATGCCCCAGATCACGGAGCGGATCTGCGGGGTGTGCCCGGAGGCCCATCACCTCGCGTCAGCGCGGGCCCTCGACGCGGCGTACGGGGCCGAGGTCCCGCCGACCGCGTGGATCCAGCGCGAGCTCTTCTACAACTGCTACATCTTCGCTGACCACCTGCTGCACCTCGTGTTCCTCGGCGGGCCGGACCTGTTGCTCCCGGCGGACACGCCGAAGGCGAGCCGGAACGTCCTGGGCGTCCTCCAGGCCTACCCGGAGCTCGGCCGGGAGATCGTGACGGTGCGGGCGCGCGCGCAGCGGGTGCTCGAGATCATCGGCGGCCGGGCGATCCACCCCGTGTTCGCCCTCCCCGGCGGCGTGGCCCGACCCCTCACCGCGGACGAGGGGAAGGAGATCGCCGGCCACACCGAGGCGATGGTCGCGCTCGCCAAGGCGTTCGTGACCTTCTTCCACGAGGAGGTCCTCCCCGACCCGGGGTACCAGGGGCTCCTCTCCTCGCCCCACGCCCAGCTTCCCACGCACTACATGGGGCTCGTGGACGGGAACACCGCGCCCCACTTCTGCCGCGGCGAGGTGCGGGCCGTGTCTTCCGATGGAACGGAGCTGTTCCGTCTCGATGGGGCGGGAGCGCTGGCGAAGATCGCCGAGCGGGTCGAACCGTGGACCTACGTGAAGTTCCCGTACCTGAAGGAGCTCGGGTGGACCGGGTTCGCGGCCGGGCCGGCGTCCGGGGTGTACCGGGTGGGGCCCCTGGCGCGCCTGAACGTCGCCGAACGGATGGCGACGCCGCTTGCCCAGGAGGAGTACGAGCGGTTCCTCGACTTCTTCGGGGAGAAGCCGGTCCACGCCACGTTCGCCTACCACTGGGCGCGGCTCGTGGAGATGGTCCAGGCGGCGGAGGCCGCGGCCGCCCTCGCGGCGGAGAAGGGCCTCACCGGGACCGAGGTCCGCGGGAAGCTCGGGACGCCGGGAGAGGGCGTGGGCGTGGTGGAGGCGGCGCGGGGGACCCTGTTCCACCGCTACGTCCTCGATGCGCAGGGGCTCGTCCAGGACCTCGACCTCATCGTCGCCACCACCCACAACGCGGCGGGGATCGGGCTGTCGGTGAAGCAGATGGCCGAGGACGTGGTGCGGGCGGGAACCCTCGACGAGGTGCTCCTCAACCGGATCGAGATGGCGTTCCGCGCCTACGACCCGTGCTTGGCGTGCGCGACCCACTTCCTGCCGGGCGAGATGCCGCTCGTGGTGGAGATCTACGACACGGAGGGGAACCTTGATCGCCGGATCTCCCGCTAG
- a CDS encoding Heterodisulfide reductase subunit D-like protein, with the protein MAEVPFEPRVVAFLCRWCAGAGADLAGTSRIAYPSNAVAIRVNCSGRVEPEWVMEAFRSGADGVLIGGCHPGDCHYVSGNYKTRRRIYLLKKLLAEIGIEPERVRLEWVSATEGAKFARVMREFVTELKKLGPLSVERDPLSVNRGPSSEHRESVVAERQRGIRVDA; encoded by the coding sequence ATGGCTGAGGTGCCGTTCGAACCGCGGGTCGTGGCGTTCCTGTGCCGGTGGTGCGCCGGGGCGGGGGCGGACCTCGCCGGGACGAGCCGGATCGCCTACCCCTCCAACGCGGTCGCGATCCGGGTCAACTGCTCGGGACGGGTCGAGCCGGAGTGGGTGATGGAGGCGTTCCGCTCGGGGGCCGACGGCGTCCTCATCGGCGGCTGCCACCCCGGGGACTGCCACTACGTGTCCGGGAACTACAAGACCCGGCGGCGGATCTACCTCCTGAAGAAGCTCCTCGCGGAGATCGGGATCGAGCCGGAGCGGGTGAGGCTGGAGTGGGTGTCGGCGACCGAGGGGGCGAAGTTCGCCCGGGTGATGAGGGAGTTCGTGACGGAGCTGAAGAAGCTCGGCCCGTTGTCCGTGGAGCGTGATCCGTTGTCCGTCAACCGGGGTCCGTCGTCCGAACACCGTGAGTCGGTGGTTGCGGAGCGGCAGAGGGGGATCCGCGTTGACGCCTAG
- a CDS encoding Heterodisulfide reductase subunit A-like protein, translating to MFVCHCGKNIATTVDVPRVVDALSRHPGVAYAARHEYMCSDPGQDVIKKAIKEHRLTGVVVAACSPSMHETTFRNAAEEAGLNPYLLEIANIREWCSWVHDGPETTDKAIRITRAMVEKVKGNHPLEPVEVGHAAKCLVIGGGISGIQAALDIADAGYEVLLVERSPSIGGRMAQLSETFPTLDCSQCILTPKMVEVSRHPRIRLLTYSEVDSVTGFLGNYHVVIRKRPTYVDPDKCNLCGDCAKVCPIRVPSEFDRGLSQRAAIYIPFPQAVPSSYTLDEANCLGLNPLRCSECAKVCTVGAIDYDMAEERIEEDVAAIVVATGYDLYGKEAMAEYGHGTVPDVIDGLEFERILSAGGPTRGEVRRPSDGKVPKEVVFIQCSGSRDPELHKSYCSKICCMYTAKHALLYRHNVHDGTAYVFYIDIRAGGKEYEEFVVRAMEDERILYLRGKVAKVFRDGDKVVVWGVDTLTGKRIEVAADLVVLAQAMVPSAGTEELARKLHIACGGEGFLKEAHPKLRPLEALTGGIFLAGAAHGPKDIPEAVAQGSGAAAKAIAILAAPTLTHSPEVAEVDEDLCSGCAVCVPQCPYGAITPGDVAHVNELLCEGCGTCVAACPSGAMRMRNQTDEQVKRMIRAALAGEPLEVGHG from the coding sequence GTGTTCGTCTGCCACTGCGGGAAGAACATCGCGACCACGGTCGACGTCCCGCGGGTCGTGGACGCCCTGTCCCGCCACCCCGGCGTCGCCTACGCCGCCCGTCACGAGTACATGTGCTCGGACCCCGGCCAGGACGTGATCAAGAAGGCGATCAAGGAACACCGGCTCACCGGGGTCGTCGTCGCCGCGTGCTCGCCCTCGATGCACGAGACCACGTTCCGCAACGCCGCGGAGGAGGCGGGACTCAACCCCTACCTCCTCGAGATCGCGAACATCCGCGAGTGGTGCTCGTGGGTCCACGATGGCCCGGAGACCACGGACAAGGCGATCCGCATCACCCGGGCGATGGTGGAGAAGGTGAAGGGGAACCACCCCCTCGAGCCGGTCGAGGTCGGCCACGCCGCCAAGTGCCTCGTCATCGGCGGGGGGATCAGCGGGATTCAGGCCGCGCTGGATATCGCAGACGCCGGGTACGAGGTCCTCCTCGTCGAGCGCTCCCCGTCGATCGGGGGGCGGATGGCCCAGCTGTCGGAGACGTTCCCCACCCTCGACTGCTCGCAGTGCATCCTCACCCCGAAGATGGTCGAGGTCTCCCGCCACCCGCGGATCCGCCTCCTCACCTACTCCGAGGTCGATTCGGTCACGGGGTTCCTCGGGAACTACCACGTGGTGATCCGCAAGAGGCCGACGTACGTCGACCCGGACAAGTGCAACCTGTGCGGGGACTGCGCCAAGGTCTGTCCGATTCGCGTCCCGAGCGAGTTCGACCGCGGGCTCTCCCAGCGGGCGGCGATCTACATCCCGTTCCCCCAGGCCGTTCCGTCCTCGTACACCCTCGACGAGGCGAACTGCCTGGGCCTCAACCCGCTCCGCTGCAGCGAGTGCGCGAAGGTGTGCACGGTCGGGGCGATCGACTACGACATGGCCGAGGAGCGGATTGAGGAGGACGTGGCGGCGATCGTCGTCGCCACCGGGTACGACCTCTACGGGAAGGAGGCGATGGCGGAGTACGGCCACGGGACCGTGCCCGATGTGATCGACGGCCTGGAGTTCGAGCGGATCCTGTCCGCGGGCGGGCCAACGCGGGGCGAGGTGCGCCGCCCCTCGGACGGGAAGGTCCCGAAGGAGGTCGTGTTCATCCAGTGCTCCGGGTCGCGCGACCCCGAGCTCCACAAGTCGTACTGCTCGAAGATCTGCTGCATGTACACCGCCAAGCACGCGCTCCTGTACCGCCACAACGTGCACGATGGAACGGCGTATGTGTTCTACATCGACATCCGCGCGGGAGGGAAGGAGTACGAGGAGTTCGTCGTGCGGGCGATGGAGGACGAACGGATCCTCTACCTGCGGGGCAAGGTGGCCAAGGTGTTCCGGGACGGGGACAAGGTCGTGGTGTGGGGCGTGGACACGCTCACCGGAAAGCGGATCGAGGTCGCGGCGGACCTCGTGGTCCTCGCCCAGGCGATGGTTCCCTCGGCGGGAACGGAGGAACTGGCCCGCAAGCTCCACATCGCGTGCGGCGGGGAGGGATTCCTCAAGGAGGCCCACCCCAAGCTCCGCCCGCTGGAGGCCCTCACGGGGGGGATCTTCCTCGCCGGCGCCGCCCACGGCCCGAAGGACATCCCGGAGGCGGTGGCCCAGGGCTCCGGCGCGGCGGCGAAGGCGATCGCGATCCTCGCCGCGCCGACCCTCACCCACTCCCCGGAGGTGGCGGAGGTGGACGAGGACCTCTGCTCGGGGTGCGCGGTGTGCGTGCCGCAGTGCCCGTACGGCGCGATCACCCCCGGCGACGTGGCGCACGTGAACGAGCTCCTCTGCGAGGGGTGCGGGACGTGCGTCGCCGCCTGCCCGTCGGGGGCGATGCGGATGAGGAACCAGACCGACGAGCAGGTCAAGCGGATGATCCGGGCCGCCCTCGCCGGCGAGCCCCTCGAGGTGGGCCATGGCTGA
- a CDS encoding 2-oxoglutarate/2-oxoacid ferredoxin oxidoreductase, gamma subunit — protein sequence MVAPPGAGYLRRTMRQEIRFAGFGGQGIISAGRIAGQGAVIFDGKHAVLTQSYGPEARGGACAAEVVVSDTSVDYPVVGTPDVAVIMSQEAYTTYGRDIQPGGTLILDEDLVEHEPRTDVRLLLVPATRLAEGLGRKIVANVVILGALAAAVPTVSKDALLRAVLAAVPPHTRDLNQKAFEAGYAYVKEHYREP from the coding sequence ATGGTGGCGCCGCCGGGGGCGGGGTATCTTAGGCGGACCATGCGTCAGGAAATCCGGTTCGCCGGGTTCGGTGGTCAAGGGATCATCTCCGCCGGTCGCATCGCAGGTCAGGGTGCGGTCATCTTCGATGGGAAGCACGCCGTCCTCACCCAGTCCTACGGCCCGGAGGCCCGCGGTGGCGCCTGCGCGGCCGAGGTCGTGGTGTCGGACACCTCGGTGGACTACCCCGTGGTCGGAACGCCGGACGTGGCCGTCATCATGTCCCAGGAGGCGTACACGACCTACGGCCGCGACATCCAGCCCGGGGGCACGCTCATCTTGGACGAGGACCTCGTGGAGCACGAGCCGCGCACGGACGTGCGGTTGCTCCTTGTCCCGGCAACGCGCCTCGCGGAGGGCCTGGGGCGGAAGATCGTGGCCAACGTGGTCATCCTCGGCGCGCTCGCGGCCGCCGTGCCGACGGTGTCGAAGGACGCCCTCCTCAGGGCCGTGCTCGCCGCCGTTCCCCCCCACACCCGCGACCTCAACCAGAAGGCGTTCGAAGCCGGGTACGCGTACGTGAAGGAGCACTACCGTGAACCGTGA
- a CDS encoding ATPase: MSKCSNLHYTRAHALELRRRLGEPRRFMQVVAGPRQTGKTTLVRQVLQEWGETSHYASADEPTLRDRTWLVEQWEVGRALAHQAGRQGAVLALDEIQKIPQWAETVKRLWDEDTATAVPLRVVLLGSAPLLVGQGLSESLAGRFELLHVPHWSLAEMKAAFGFTLAEYLYFGGYPGGAKLADDPARWRRYIVDSLVETTIARDILLLTRVDKPALLRQLFQLACTYSGQILSYTKMLGQLQDAGNTTTLAHYLDLLAGAGMVTGLPKYSGSVVRQRGSIPKLQAYNTALLTAPSGLSPEEAQADREFWGHLVESAVGAHLVNAGAAGTCAVHYWRQGNREVDFVVQIGRQLLAIEVKAGRRRDALPGMGLFLKEYPQARPLLVGGDGIPLERFLSQDVSSWASDDPARSASAKTRDPRRKKGS; the protein is encoded by the coding sequence ATGAGTAAGTGTTCGAACCTGCACTACACGCGCGCCCATGCGCTCGAGCTTCGACGACGGCTCGGCGAGCCGCGCCGGTTCATGCAGGTGGTAGCGGGTCCCCGTCAGACCGGGAAGACCACCCTCGTGCGTCAGGTGCTTCAGGAATGGGGGGAGACGTCCCACTACGCGTCAGCGGACGAGCCAACCCTGCGCGACCGGACCTGGCTCGTCGAGCAGTGGGAGGTGGGCCGGGCGTTGGCCCACCAGGCCGGACGTCAAGGGGCCGTCCTCGCCCTCGACGAAATCCAGAAGATCCCCCAGTGGGCCGAGACCGTGAAGCGGTTGTGGGATGAGGACACCGCCACCGCCGTCCCGCTGCGGGTGGTTCTCCTCGGATCGGCGCCTCTGCTCGTTGGACAAGGACTCTCGGAGAGTCTGGCCGGCCGGTTCGAGCTCCTCCACGTCCCGCACTGGTCGCTCGCCGAGATGAAGGCTGCGTTCGGGTTCACGCTGGCTGAGTACCTGTACTTCGGGGGGTACCCCGGCGGGGCCAAGCTCGCCGACGATCCCGCCCGCTGGAGGCGGTACATCGTGGACTCGTTGGTGGAGACGACGATCGCCCGTGACATCCTGCTCCTCACGCGGGTGGACAAGCCAGCCTTGCTCCGGCAGCTGTTCCAGTTGGCCTGCACCTACTCCGGCCAGATCCTGTCCTACACGAAGATGCTGGGCCAACTCCAGGATGCGGGCAACACCACCACGCTTGCCCACTACCTCGATCTTCTGGCGGGGGCGGGGATGGTGACGGGGCTGCCCAAGTACTCGGGGAGCGTGGTCCGGCAGCGCGGTTCGATCCCCAAGCTCCAGGCGTACAACACCGCGCTCCTCACCGCCCCGAGCGGCCTGTCGCCAGAGGAGGCGCAAGCGGACCGGGAGTTCTGGGGGCATCTCGTGGAGTCGGCAGTGGGCGCTCACCTGGTCAACGCAGGAGCGGCGGGGACGTGTGCGGTGCACTACTGGCGGCAGGGGAATCGCGAGGTGGACTTCGTGGTCCAGATCGGCAGGCAACTCCTGGCGATCGAGGTGAAGGCCGGCCGACGGCGCGATGCGCTGCCGGGGATGGGTCTCTTTCTCAAGGAGTACCCGCAGGCGCGCCCGCTCTTGGTGGGAGGGGATGGCATTCCCCTCGAACGGTTCCTCAGCCAGGACGTCTCGAGCTGGGCATCCGACGATCCGGCGCGGAGTGCGTCCGCCAAGACCAGGGACCCTCGTCGTAAGAAAGGATCCTAG
- a CDS encoding ADP-ribosylglycohydrolase, whose amino-acid sequence MIAFPRTRQSESEAMVARARGCLLGQLAGDALGSLVEFLGPEEIRRHYPAGVRDLVDGGTWDTLAGQPTDDSEMALALARTLVRVGVYDPAEARRAYQEWLRSEPFDCGTTVRTGLLGTPNPASQANGALMRVSPLGIFGANHDLGQVAEWARQDAALTHPHPVCLETNALFAMAIAHAVRTGCSPAELHAQVEKWAAEMNVAGSVRDALAGAASAPPADYTRQQGWVLTAFRNAFWQLLHAADLEEGVVDTVMRGGDTDTNACIAGALLGAVYGRGAVPDRWTTAILNCRPEEGRPGVHRPRPPAYWPVDALKLAARLVVRHPGKPAPEGSPRPS is encoded by the coding sequence GTGATCGCGTTCCCACGGACGAGACAGAGCGAGAGCGAAGCGATGGTCGCGCGGGCCCGGGGGTGTCTGCTCGGGCAACTCGCGGGGGACGCGCTGGGAAGCCTCGTGGAGTTCCTGGGGCCCGAAGAGATCCGGCGGCACTACCCGGCCGGCGTGCGTGACCTGGTGGATGGAGGCACGTGGGACACCCTGGCCGGCCAGCCCACGGACGACTCGGAGATGGCTCTGGCGCTTGCCCGAACCCTGGTCCGGGTGGGGGTGTACGACCCCGCCGAAGCGCGGCGGGCGTACCAGGAATGGCTCCGCTCCGAGCCGTTCGACTGCGGCACCACGGTGCGGACGGGCCTTCTGGGAACGCCGAACCCGGCGAGCCAGGCCAACGGGGCCCTCATGCGGGTGAGCCCGCTCGGGATCTTCGGCGCGAACCACGATCTCGGGCAGGTGGCGGAGTGGGCCCGCCAGGACGCGGCGCTCACCCACCCGCACCCGGTGTGCCTCGAGACGAACGCCCTGTTCGCGATGGCCATTGCCCACGCCGTCCGGACGGGCTGCTCCCCGGCCGAGCTCCACGCCCAGGTGGAGAAGTGGGCAGCGGAGATGAACGTGGCAGGGAGCGTTCGGGACGCGCTGGCCGGTGCCGCGTCCGCCCCGCCGGCGGACTACACCCGCCAGCAGGGGTGGGTGCTGACCGCGTTTCGTAACGCGTTCTGGCAGCTTCTGCACGCCGCGGACCTCGAGGAGGGGGTCGTGGACACGGTGATGCGCGGGGGGGACACGGACACGAACGCCTGCATCGCCGGAGCCCTCCTGGGCGCGGTCTACGGGCGCGGCGCGGTGCCCGACCGATGGACGACTGCGATCCTGAACTGCCGGCCGGAGGAGGGCCGCCCGGGGGTGCACCGCCCGCGACCCCCCGCCTACTGGCCCGTCGACGCCCTGAAGCTCGCCGCGCGGTTGGTTGTGCGGCATCCCGGCAAGCCCGCGCCTGAGGGTTCCCCACGCCCATCCTAG
- a CDS encoding putative restriction /modification enzyme yields the protein MSQLGVWRIGEGGPERVQPAAIDFDAPLELWAKAQPESLVPASPSPSVGRGQDEGASLLLPFQSEGDRRTCAAASDFPGETFRVLKDKETRQFGHYRTRRLVLEAWERIAAAQEDG from the coding sequence ATGAGCCAGCTGGGAGTCTGGCGGATAGGAGAGGGCGGGCCGGAGCGGGTCCAGCCTGCGGCGATCGACTTCGACGCTCCGCTCGAGTTGTGGGCCAAGGCTCAGCCCGAGAGCTTAGTCCCGGCATCTCCCTCGCCCTCAGTGGGAAGGGGCCAAGATGAGGGGGCCAGCCTCCTGCTGCCGTTTCAGTCGGAGGGGGATCGCCGAACTTGCGCCGCCGCCTCCGACTTCCCCGGCGAGACGTTCCGCGTGCTCAAAGACAAGGAGACCAGACAGTTCGGCCACTACCGCACCCGCCGGTTGGTGCTAGAGGCATGGGAGCGGATCGCTGCAGCCCAGGAGGACGGGTGA
- a CDS encoding Adenine-specific DNA methylase containing a Zn-ribbon — protein MIAKKKLIEVALPLSEINDASAYDKMPGIGAHPKGIHHWWARLPLPVSRAVLFASVVDDPSAHPERFPTDEAQERERERLFGIIRDLMQRQLHKHPEIYAEARAEMLKYCDGKLPPVLDPFAGGGSIPLEAARLGMEAYAGDLNPVAVLLNKVYLEIVPRWADWPPVNPEDRSRIGSTAGWRGAGGLAADVRYYGRVILERAREKIGHLYPTVRVTAEMAAEHPHLEPYVGKALPVIAWLWARTVPSPNPAARGAHVPLMSTFWLSSKKGSEAYLEPVVDRTAGTWRFVVRTGAPGDREAVKAGTKTGRATFRCLLTGDPIGDDYIKAQGRAGRLQTRLTAIVADTGRGRIYLPATEEHEVVARQAAPAWRPEETIAHDPRALWTPPYGLRTFGDLFTPRQLTALVTLSELIREVRAEVRRDAERAGLSPAEVEDYARAVTTFLALNLDRAADLGNILCTWNHSDQVARNLFKRQAIPMVWDFAEVNVLGDVVGGWSTCVERTGKCIDSFAVSHQGHARPIDAASSWDGLGNVLVSTDPPYYDNIGYAALSDFFYVWLRRTVGELYPDLFGTILVPKAPELVAAPERFGGDRHKAREHFEQGFRRAFAVLREKMDPRFPLTVYYAFKQDDEESGADEEEGSGGGKGHRLDRTTGWETMLNALIETGFQITATWPVRSAQKWRQNAMGANALASYIVLACRPRPEDAPQTDRRAFVAELKGELPAALRRLQQGNIAPVDFAQAAIGPGMAIYSKYRRILEASGRPMSVRTALALINQTLTEVLSEQEDEFDADTRWAIAWYEQHGFEEGEFGQAELLSKAKVTSVSALVEAGIVASRGGKVRLLRPAELPGDWNPDKDRRLPVWEATHHLVRIYYDEKAGDVATAELLRKLGARGELARDLAYRLFDLAEKKGRSQDAQAYNALVLGWPEVARLAGEHRTSQKDLGFSAEPED, from the coding sequence ATGATCGCCAAGAAGAAACTGATTGAAGTCGCGTTGCCGCTCTCCGAGATCAACGACGCCTCGGCCTACGACAAGATGCCGGGGATCGGGGCGCATCCCAAGGGGATCCATCATTGGTGGGCACGGCTGCCGTTGCCGGTGAGCCGGGCGGTGCTATTCGCCTCGGTGGTGGACGATCCGTCGGCTCATCCCGAGCGCTTCCCCACCGACGAAGCCCAGGAGCGCGAGCGGGAGCGGCTCTTCGGCATCATCCGCGACCTCATGCAGAGGCAGCTCCACAAACACCCCGAGATATACGCCGAGGCGCGGGCGGAGATGCTCAAGTACTGCGACGGCAAGCTCCCTCCTGTGCTCGATCCTTTCGCGGGCGGCGGCTCCATCCCGCTCGAAGCTGCGCGCCTGGGGATGGAGGCGTACGCCGGCGACCTCAACCCGGTGGCGGTGCTGCTGAACAAGGTGTACCTGGAGATCGTGCCGCGTTGGGCCGACTGGCCGCCGGTCAATCCGGAGGACCGGAGCAGGATCGGCAGCACGGCGGGCTGGCGCGGGGCGGGCGGGCTTGCTGCCGATGTGCGCTATTACGGCCGGGTCATCCTCGAGCGGGCGCGCGAGAAAATCGGCCATCTGTATCCGACGGTCAGGGTCACGGCGGAGATGGCCGCCGAGCATCCGCACCTCGAGCCCTATGTTGGCAAGGCACTGCCCGTGATTGCCTGGCTCTGGGCGCGTACGGTGCCGAGCCCGAACCCCGCGGCCCGCGGGGCGCACGTGCCGCTCATGAGCACCTTCTGGCTTTCGAGCAAGAAGGGCAGCGAGGCGTACCTGGAACCCGTCGTGGACCGGACGGCCGGAACGTGGCGCTTCGTCGTGCGCACCGGGGCGCCGGGGGACCGTGAGGCGGTCAAGGCGGGCACCAAGACCGGCCGGGCGACCTTCCGCTGTCTCTTGACGGGCGATCCCATCGGCGACGATTACATCAAGGCGCAGGGCAGGGCGGGGCGGCTCCAGACGCGGCTTACGGCCATCGTGGCCGACACGGGCCGGGGGAGAATTTACCTTCCAGCGACGGAGGAGCACGAGGTGGTTGCCCGACAGGCGGCGCCGGCGTGGAGGCCGGAAGAGACAATTGCGCACGACCCACGTGCGCTTTGGACACCGCCTTACGGCCTGAGAACCTTCGGCGATCTCTTCACCCCCCGGCAGCTCACGGCGCTGGTGACGCTTTCGGAGCTGATCCGAGAGGTGCGGGCCGAGGTGCGGCGGGATGCCGAGCGTGCCGGGCTCTCGCCGGCAGAAGTTGAGGACTACGCCCGCGCCGTCACCACCTTCCTGGCCCTGAATCTTGATCGAGCCGCCGATCTCGGAAACATTCTGTGCACTTGGAACCACTCGGACCAGGTCGCGCGGAATCTTTTCAAGCGCCAAGCCATCCCGATGGTGTGGGACTTTGCCGAGGTGAATGTCTTGGGTGATGTAGTTGGCGGATGGTCCACATGTGTCGAGCGTACGGGCAAGTGCATCGACTCGTTCGCTGTGTCGCATCAAGGCCACGCCCGCCCCATCGACGCGGCAAGCTCCTGGGACGGCCTCGGGAACGTCCTCGTCTCCACAGATCCCCCTTACTACGACAACATCGGCTATGCCGCCCTCTCGGACTTCTTCTACGTCTGGCTCAGGCGCACCGTCGGCGAGCTGTACCCTGACCTCTTCGGAACCATCCTGGTCCCCAAAGCCCCGGAGCTGGTGGCAGCCCCCGAGCGCTTCGGCGGCGACCGACACAAGGCCAGGGAGCACTTCGAGCAGGGCTTCCGCCGTGCTTTTGCTGTGCTGCGCGAAAAGATGGACCCGCGCTTTCCCCTCACCGTGTACTACGCCTTCAAGCAGGACGACGAGGAGAGCGGCGCCGACGAGGAAGAGGGGAGCGGCGGCGGGAAGGGCCACCGGCTGGACCGGACCACCGGCTGGGAGACCATGCTCAACGCCCTCATCGAGACGGGCTTTCAGATCACCGCCACCTGGCCCGTGCGCTCGGCCCAGAAGTGGCGGCAGAACGCGATGGGCGCCAATGCCCTGGCCTCATACATCGTGCTGGCCTGCCGCCCCCGGCCCGAGGACGCCCCTCAGACCGACCGCCGCGCCTTTGTGGCCGAGCTCAAGGGGGAGCTGCCGGCGGCGCTCCGGCGCCTGCAGCAGGGCAACATCGCGCCCGTGGACTTCGCCCAGGCCGCCATCGGTCCGGGGATGGCGATCTACTCGAAGTACCGCCGGATTCTGGAGGCGAGCGGCCGGCCCATGAGCGTGCGCACGGCCCTGGCCCTCATCAACCAGACCTTGACCGAAGTGCTCTCCGAGCAGGAGGACGAGTTCGACGCCGACACCCGCTGGGCCATCGCCTGGTACGAGCAGCACGGCTTCGAGGAGGGTGAGTTCGGCCAGGCCGAGCTTCTCTCCAAGGCCAAGGTGACGAGCGTGAGCGCTCTGGTGGAGGCCGGCATCGTGGCTTCCAGAGGCGGCAAGGTACGCCTGCTCCGGCCCGCCGAGCTGCCCGGGGACTGGAACCCGGATAAGGATCGGCGGCTTCCGGTCTGGGAGGCCACGCACCACCTCGTCCGGATCTATTACGATGAGAAGGCGGGGGATGTGGCCACGGCGGAACTATTGCGGAAGCTCGGGGCGAGGGGCGAGCTTGCGCGCGACCTGGCCTACCGGTTGTTCGACCTGGCCGAGAAGAAGGGGCGCTCCCAGGACGCGCAGGCCTACAATGCACTTGTCCTGGGCTGGCCGGAGGTGGCCCGGCTTGCCGGGGAGCACAGGACCTCCCAAAAGGACCTTGGCTTCTCTGCTGAACCGGAGGACTGA